From the Selenomonas timonae genome, one window contains:
- the argH gene encoding argininosuccinate lyase — protein sequence MSEKLWGGRFSKTTDEMINEFQASIAFDRRMYREDIAGSLAHSAMLAKVGILSEEDRAAIDKGLRDILGQIESGAFEFSVELEDIHMNIEKRLTDAIGDAGSRLHTARSRNDQVALDTHMFVRRSVVEVLGHIAELQHALVESAQANKDVIMPGYTHLQRAQPILFAHHLMAYFGMLTRDFERFQGVYARTDIMPLGAGALAGTTLPIDRAFVAQKLNFERIYTNSLDAVSDRDYILEFLSAASILMVHLSRLSEEIILWCSREFSFVELDDAHCTGSSMMPQKKNPDVSELVRGKTGRVVGHLMAMLTAVKGLPLAYNKDLQEDKEGLFDAIDTVNFSLAVYAQLIRGMKVRADVMRHAVEADFSNATDLADYLVRKGMPFRQAHSVSGQAVALCIERGIWLIDLPLTDYQKLSNLFAEDVYEAIRPETCVAGRNSYGGTSYEQVAMQLTAAEELMAEEKRILSALETKQQIL from the coding sequence ATGAGCGAAAAGCTCTGGGGCGGACGCTTCTCCAAGACGACGGACGAGATGATCAACGAGTTTCAGGCGTCCATCGCCTTTGATCGGCGCATGTACCGCGAGGATATTGCAGGATCGCTTGCGCACTCTGCTATGCTTGCAAAGGTGGGGATTCTCTCGGAGGAGGATCGTGCGGCAATCGACAAGGGGCTGCGAGATATCCTCGGACAGATCGAGAGCGGCGCATTTGAATTCAGCGTCGAGCTCGAAGATATTCATATGAATATCGAAAAGCGTCTGACCGATGCGATTGGAGATGCGGGCAGCCGTCTGCATACGGCGCGCAGCCGCAATGATCAGGTGGCACTCGATACCCATATGTTCGTGCGCCGCTCCGTCGTGGAGGTGCTCGGTCACATCGCCGAGCTCCAACACGCGTTGGTGGAATCCGCACAAGCCAATAAGGATGTCATCATGCCGGGCTACACACATTTGCAGCGCGCCCAGCCCATCCTTTTTGCGCATCATCTTATGGCATACTTCGGTATGCTTACGCGCGACTTTGAGCGCTTTCAAGGCGTCTATGCGCGGACGGACATCATGCCGCTCGGCGCAGGGGCACTCGCGGGCACGACGCTGCCGATTGATCGTGCATTTGTCGCGCAGAAGCTGAACTTTGAGCGCATCTATACGAACAGTTTGGATGCGGTCAGTGACCGTGACTACATCCTCGAATTCCTCTCGGCGGCGTCCATCCTCATGGTGCATCTCTCGCGTCTCTCGGAGGAGATCATCCTCTGGTGCTCGCGTGAGTTCTCCTTTGTGGAACTGGACGACGCGCACTGCACAGGCTCGTCCATGATGCCGCAGAAGAAGAATCCCGATGTCTCCGAGCTCGTGCGCGGCAAGACGGGGCGCGTGGTCGGTCATCTCATGGCGATGCTCACTGCGGTCAAGGGACTTCCGCTTGCGTACAACAAGGATCTGCAGGAGGACAAAGAGGGGCTGTTTGACGCCATCGACACGGTGAACTTCAGCCTTGCCGTCTACGCACAGCTGATCCGTGGGATGAAGGTGCGCGCGGATGTCATGCGCCACGCCGTCGAGGCGGACTTCTCGAATGCAACAGATCTTGCGGACTACCTCGTTCGGAAGGGAATGCCCTTCCGTCAGGCACATAGCGTCTCCGGACAGGCGGTCGCACTCTGCATCGAGCGTGGCATCTGGCTTATAGATCTGCCGCTTACGGACTATCAGAAGCTGTCGAACCTCTTTGCAGAGGATGTATACGAGGCGATTCGCCCCGAGACCTGCGTTGCGGGACGGAACTCCTATGGCGGTACCTCGTACGAGCAGGTCGCAATGCAGCTCACTGCGGCAGAGGAACTGATGGCGGAGGAGAAGCGCATACTCTCGGCGTTGGAGACGAAGCAGCAGATCCTGTGA